One window of uncultured Trichococcus sp. genomic DNA carries:
- the map gene encoding type I methionyl aminopeptidase translates to MITLKSEREIQAMEESGAILAGIHEELRGFIKPGLTTMEINNFVQSRIEAAGAICEQIGFEGYEYATCTSVNDEICHGFPGKYVLKDGDLIKVDTVVNYNGAMSDSCWSYAVGEATPEVKRLMEVTEKALYLGIEQAKAGNRVGDIGHAIQTYVEGEGFSVVREFIGHGIGPTMHESPSIPHYGEAGKGLRLKEGMTITIEPMVNTGVWKSKMDDNGWTARTKDGGLSCQFEHTIAITKDGARVLTQQK, encoded by the coding sequence ATGATAACTTTAAAATCTGAACGCGAAATTCAAGCAATGGAAGAGTCCGGTGCAATCTTGGCGGGGATCCATGAGGAATTGCGCGGTTTCATCAAGCCGGGTTTGACTACGATGGAGATCAATAATTTCGTACAGTCGCGCATCGAAGCGGCGGGCGCCATCTGCGAACAAATCGGTTTCGAAGGCTACGAATATGCGACCTGCACGAGCGTCAACGACGAAATCTGCCACGGTTTCCCGGGCAAGTACGTATTGAAGGACGGCGATCTGATCAAGGTCGATACGGTCGTCAACTACAACGGTGCCATGTCCGATTCTTGCTGGAGCTATGCGGTCGGCGAAGCTACACCGGAAGTGAAGCGTCTGATGGAAGTCACCGAAAAGGCTCTGTACCTGGGCATCGAGCAGGCGAAAGCAGGCAACCGTGTCGGCGATATCGGCCATGCGATCCAGACTTACGTCGAAGGCGAAGGGTTTTCGGTCGTCCGCGAATTCATCGGCCACGGCATCGGACCGACGATGCACGAAAGTCCGTCCATTCCGCATTACGGTGAAGCCGGTAAAGGTCTGCGCCTGAAGGAAGGCATGACGATCACGATCGAGCCGATGGTCAATACGGGCGTTTGGAAGTCCAAAATGGACGACAACGGCTGGACGGCCCGCACGAAAGATGGCGGCTTGAGCTGCCAATTCGAGCACACGATTGCGATCACCAAAGATGGCGCGAGAGTGTTGACACAGCAAAAGTAA
- a CDS encoding Wzz/FepE/Etk N-terminal domain-containing protein — MEEEISLGEIFAILKQRLGSIIMWSLAGLLLAALYTFFFVTPTYQSTSKIVVNQTQNAEQAITNTDIQTNLSLINTYQGIIKEPIILEDAIIDSGSDLTIGELRDKLTVQTEDSSLVFGITVTDDNPFTAAKLANATASSFEQKIGGILDVNSVTILSQAVANPNPVSPNTPMNLVLGLLVGMMIGVGLAFLAEFMDKTVKDDKFIDQLGWPNLGSVLQMSEEELTATRFVQATPDVKSRKAKRRI; from the coding sequence ATGGAGGAAGAAATATCTTTAGGTGAAATTTTTGCAATCTTAAAGCAACGACTTGGGTCGATCATCATGTGGAGTTTGGCCGGGTTGTTGTTGGCTGCTCTTTATACATTCTTTTTTGTGACACCAACTTACCAATCTACATCAAAAATCGTGGTAAACCAGACGCAGAACGCCGAACAGGCAATCACGAATACAGATATACAGACTAACCTGAGTTTGATCAATACGTATCAGGGCATCATCAAAGAACCAATCATTTTGGAGGATGCCATCATCGATTCTGGATCCGATTTGACGATTGGTGAGCTGCGCGATAAGCTGACGGTTCAAACGGAGGACAGTTCTTTGGTGTTCGGCATTACGGTCACCGATGACAATCCATTCACTGCGGCAAAATTGGCAAATGCAACGGCATCCTCTTTTGAACAAAAAATCGGGGGGATTTTAGACGTCAATAGCGTGACCATCCTTTCTCAGGCAGTCGCAAATCCGAATCCTGTGTCACCGAACACACCGATGAACCTTGTGCTTGGCTTGTTGGTCGGGATGATGATTGGTGTGGGGCTGGCATTCTTGGCTGAATTCATGGACAAGACGGTCAAAGATGATAAATTCATCGATCAATTGGGGTGGCCAAATCTAGGATCTGTTCTGCAAATGTCTGAAGAAGAATTAACAGCTACACGTTTTGTACAAGCGACACCCGATGTGAAATCACGTAAAGCTAAAAGACGCATTTAG
- a CDS encoding CpsD/CapB family tyrosine-protein kinase, which yields MFGTSRKKIMKLDSQQRKGLSLISKLRPKSVIAEQYRTIRTNIQFSMIDRDVKSIVLTSSGPWEGKSTTSANLASVFTDQGKRVLLVDADLRKPTVQRTFGLSNVEGLTTLLSEPDRAISEIIQQVTGTELHALTSGPIPPNPSELLNSNRMNTLMNQFAEMYDIIIYDMPPVTSVTDAQIMAAKADGVVFVIRHGVAQKDSVLNAKELLEMVNANILGVVFNGVEKKNAQSYYGYGYTSEGEA from the coding sequence ATGTTCGGAACAAGTAGAAAGAAGATTATGAAGTTGGACAGCCAACAGCGTAAAGGTCTGAGTTTGATTTCAAAATTGCGGCCTAAATCTGTTATTGCTGAGCAGTACCGTACCATCCGTACGAATATTCAATTCTCGATGATCGACCGTGATGTGAAATCAATCGTTTTGACTTCCTCAGGTCCGTGGGAAGGTAAATCAACGACATCTGCAAATCTGGCGTCTGTTTTTACCGATCAGGGCAAACGTGTCTTGTTGGTGGATGCCGACCTGCGAAAACCCACTGTGCAGCGTACATTCGGGTTGAGTAATGTCGAAGGGTTGACGACTCTTTTGAGTGAGCCGGACAGAGCTATCTCTGAGATTATCCAACAGGTGACTGGAACGGAATTGCACGCTTTGACCAGCGGGCCAATTCCGCCGAATCCATCCGAGTTGTTGAATTCGAACCGTATGAATACGTTGATGAATCAATTTGCAGAAATGTACGACATCATCATCTACGATATGCCGCCAGTGACATCCGTGACCGATGCGCAGATTATGGCAGCGAAAGCGGACGGTGTTGTGTTTGTGATCCGACACGGCGTTGCCCAGAAGGATTCCGTTTTGAACGCGAAAGAATTGTTGGAAATGGTCAACGCAAACATTCTGGGTGTCGTTTTCAATGGTGTTGAAAAGAAAAATGCCCAATCCTATTATGGTTATGGTTATACGAGCGAAGGTGAAGCGTAA
- a CDS encoding CpsB/CapC family capsule biosynthesis tyrosine phosphatase has product MIDLHCHLLPDVDDGAQTLEDSLAMAQKAVAEGISHILVTPHHQNGKYLNHKEAVLEATAALQNEFDCRGIGITLYPSQEIRINGDLLKDIENDDILFIDEEHRYLLIEFPTLSIPEYTETLFFKLRQQGITPVIVHPERNQAIIDDPNILLPFIERGALAQLTASSYVGAFGKDIAQLSSRLIEANLVHVIASDAHNVSGRGFHYKKAFSKLEAEFGSGKVQYFNQNAKDLLNGDVIHTEAPVELRTKRKSCRKLARVKRSFFSRRSALR; this is encoded by the coding sequence ATGATCGATCTTCATTGTCATCTGTTGCCAGATGTTGATGACGGAGCTCAAACATTGGAGGATTCCTTAGCGATGGCCCAAAAAGCCGTTGCTGAAGGGATTTCTCATATCCTTGTCACGCCGCATCATCAGAACGGAAAATATTTGAACCACAAAGAAGCTGTTCTGGAAGCGACAGCAGCCCTGCAAAACGAATTCGATTGCCGGGGAATCGGGATCACCCTTTACCCTAGTCAAGAAATCCGCATCAACGGAGATTTATTAAAGGATATTGAGAATGATGATATTTTGTTCATCGACGAGGAACATCGCTATTTGTTGATCGAATTTCCAACTTTGTCGATTCCAGAGTATACAGAAACGTTATTTTTTAAACTAAGACAACAAGGCATCACGCCGGTCATCGTTCATCCGGAACGAAATCAGGCGATCATTGATGATCCAAATATATTGCTTCCCTTTATTGAAAGAGGAGCATTGGCTCAGCTAACCGCGAGCAGCTACGTAGGAGCTTTCGGTAAGGATATCGCACAATTGAGCAGCCGTCTGATTGAAGCGAACTTAGTCCATGTCATTGCGTCTGATGCGCATAACGTGAGTGGCAGAGGATTCCATTATAAAAAAGCTTTTTCAAAACTTGAAGCTGAATTTGGATCTGGGAAAGTTCAATATTTTAACCAGAATGCGAAAGATTTGCTTAATGGAGATGTTATCCACACTGAAGCACCTGTTGAATTGAGAACGAAACGAAAAAGCTGCAGAAAGCTGGCTAGAGTCAAAAGAAGTTTCTTTAGCAGGAGAAGTGCGCTTCGGTAA
- a CDS encoding LCP family protein produces MNETRRGRQGKKRLLKTVLSILLIAMVGVIAYLFKAYSDIGSTAESIYTEVSVVEMREESIEVETATQPISFLLLGADTGTAEEERTETGRSDTIIVCTVNPNTKTTTLLSIPRDSYAEIVGYSDMYDYYGDYYDKMNHAYAFGGTEMSINTVQEFLNIPIDYYVEVNFDGLTDIVDAIGGVEITSPLTFDFYGPQFIEGETRILNGFEALQFSRMRKQDPEGDLGRQRRQQMVIKAILDKVLTMGTVVNYKNILATLEDNVQLNMSLDEILSIASGYRKSMENFQQFYVEGQEVYIDEIYYYYVNPEERLRLSNILRAELELRETTIDDISTSPFEPYYESDPYSTDSSYTDTTYDSSTYGQSDVYTPNYSDPYYEEETYTEDYYYEEETYDPAYYDSTY; encoded by the coding sequence ATGAATGAAACCAGAAGAGGCAGACAAGGGAAAAAACGATTATTGAAGACCGTCTTATCCATACTATTGATTGCGATGGTCGGCGTGATTGCTTACTTGTTTAAAGCTTATTCCGACATCGGCAGCACCGCGGAATCGATCTATACCGAAGTGAGTGTGGTCGAAATGCGCGAAGAATCGATCGAAGTAGAGACGGCAACGCAGCCGATTTCGTTCTTGTTGCTTGGTGCTGACACGGGTACCGCTGAAGAAGAACGGACGGAAACAGGGCGGAGCGATACGATCATCGTCTGCACCGTGAATCCGAACACAAAGACAACAACACTCTTGAGCATCCCACGCGACAGCTACGCGGAAATCGTTGGGTACAGCGACATGTACGATTATTACGGTGACTACTATGACAAGATGAACCACGCTTATGCTTTTGGCGGAACGGAAATGTCCATCAATACGGTTCAAGAGTTTCTGAATATCCCGATCGATTACTATGTTGAAGTGAACTTTGATGGACTGACGGATATCGTCGATGCGATCGGTGGTGTCGAAATCACGAGTCCGCTGACATTCGATTTCTACGGGCCGCAATTCATCGAGGGTGAAACAAGAATCCTGAACGGTTTCGAGGCGCTGCAATTCTCGCGGATGAGAAAACAGGATCCGGAAGGCGACCTCGGCAGACAGAGACGCCAACAGATGGTCATCAAAGCGATTTTGGATAAAGTCTTGACGATGGGAACAGTCGTGAATTACAAAAATATTCTGGCTACTTTGGAGGACAATGTTCAATTGAATATGTCATTGGACGAAATCCTTTCGATCGCCAGCGGTTACCGCAAATCCATGGAGAATTTCCAACAGTTCTACGTTGAAGGCCAGGAAGTTTACATCGACGAAATTTATTATTATTACGTCAATCCGGAAGAACGTTTGCGTTTGTCCAATATCCTGCGGGCTGAGTTGGAACTGAGGGAAACGACAATCGATGATATTTCTACTTCGCCTTTCGAGCCTTATTATGAGTCGGATCCTTACAGCACCGATTCTTCCTACACGGATACGACATATGATTCGTCCACGTACGGTCAGAGCGACGTCTACACGCCGAACTATTCCGATCCGTACTACGAAGAAGAAACGTACACCGAAGACTACTATTATGAAGAAGAAACTTACGATCCGGCCTATTACGACTCCACTTATTGA